In the Zingiber officinale cultivar Zhangliang chromosome 5A, Zo_v1.1, whole genome shotgun sequence genome, ACAAACTGCTAGCAGCGGACGAGCCTGCTCAGAAAATGATGCAAATTACTGATACTAGAACGAGATCATAGAGCCATTGGATTGGTTATAAAACAATCTATAGGCAAACCAATAAGTGACTGACTAAATGCACATACACTTGGGTACTAACCCATTCAATGAGGCACTGCTGCCCCCTTGGTCGGTTAATATCAATTGCTTTGCGGCCTGTCACAAGCTCCATCAGCACTACTCCAAAAGAATATACATCAGCTTTTTCTGTGATTTGACCAGTCTGGGCATATTCTGGGGCTAAAAACCTACAGCAAACACCAAATTATTCAAACTGTTGTGGATTAGAAAAACAAGGGTATGTCTAACAAGTGTTACCCGAAGGTGCCTAGCACTCTTGTTTCCTCACCAAGATCACCATTTGGCTGCCATCTCGCTAAACCAAAATCTCCAACCTTCAAGAATAATATATGAAAATGATCATGAACAACATTTCACACTTTTGGGTTGTTTTGCCAAAAGAATTTCATGCTTAACTTGCGATATGTTATGTTTCCGAATAGTTATTTAATGGAGGTAATTTTTCTTGATTTGAATGTGGACAAGGATATCATATTAAATCTAAGATAGAGTTTTAGTTAAATCCATGGCTTAAAGCAAGGAAGGTTGGGAGATCGAGTTAATGGTTTTTTTACCAGTGGTTCAAATTCATGAGTAATAAGAATGTTGTTTGGTCTCATGTCACGGTGGACTATGCAACCAACTCTGCACTCTTCATGGAGGTATCTTAAACCACGAGCAGCGCCCACAGCAATCTTTTGCCTAGAAGCCCATTCAAGTGGTTCTCTATTACGACCTGAAAGAATCAGTACAATAGTGTAAGGTAGATGCAACATTGATTAAATATAAGCCTTCAACCACTACAAGGCAATCAGTGATTTGCATTGTAAAGGACAATATATACTTATGAACCTTTGTCCCCAGCAGCATATGCTCTACGTACAAACTAAGTTAATAAGGACAAAGTCACTAGTGATAACATTGGAGCACATATCAGCAATTCTATACTGGTTTGCTATCAAAGAATTCTCAATCTCCACTATATTCTTTCTATGTTTAAATAAAACAGGATTTCTGATTCTTCTACAAAAGCAAAACAAGAAAATAATGTTGGATGTTCAGCCAATTCTGTTTCAATATATAAAGGCCATTGTTAATAACATAAATCAAGGCAGCAGTGTACAAACAAAGGCTCACTTCAATTATGTTTGTTCGATTTACTGGCATGCAAGATGTGTTGTTCAATTTAACTCAGggatttttttccaaaaaaaatggaTAAGGAAATGAGTTGATGAGATGTAATTCTTCATTTCCATACCTGTAACAGCAGTTAAAACTAGAAACCATAACCTAGGACATTAATTGCAATGTGCAACTTTACCATAGAGATGAGAATCCAACGAGCCATTGCAGATGTATTCATAAACAAGCAATCTTCTACCATCTTCGACACAGAATCCAATTAGCATCACCACATTGCGATGCTGTGCACAGCTAAGAACTTCCACCTCCGAGCAGAATTCTTGATCTCCCTGAGAGCTAGCTGGTTTGTGTTGCTTAACAGCAATTGCCTGACCATCAGGCAATACCCCTCGGTGCACAGATCCGAACCCACCTTCTGCCAAGAAATTTGCTTGTGAAAACCCATCAGTAGCAAGTTCCAGCTCAGAATAACTGAACCACCTTGGCGGTTTTCCAAAAACTGGGGCCTTCTTCTGACATATTGAACACAGGGGCGGTGGCACTTGAAGTGCATTAGTAGGCAATAGCATGGTATCTCTGACATTGCCACTGAAACTAAACTCCATTTTGTCAGAAAATGAGCTAATTGCAGATTCTCTACTATGTTTGGGGAATCTCTTCAACAATGTCTTATTGGAGGCTATATGGACATCTTTTTTGAGCTTGAATGCTACTTCCTCAATATCTCTAGAAGACTGTTGTCTCACACCAACGATCTCCTTCAACCATAGCTGAAAGTCTATCCTTGAAGGGCTCACAATCTCATTATCTGAACCGGAGCTTGAAACATCCAAATTTGGCATTTCTTTTCGTTTCATCTCCTCTTTCTTAAGAATGCTAAAATTTTGggggagaagaaaaggagaagttcCAGGATCAGAACTTGAAGCCGAGGATGTTCCAGGTTCAGTAGTAGTAAACGAAGTCGCCATTTCAGGGCTGCTAGTGGGTGTCACAACCAGACCTGAATTGACAGCATCTTTTGTATCTGTAGTCGTCTTCTCAGCCGACGCGCTAAAATTAGCAAGCATTTGCAAAGGCAATTGGGGCTGTTCCTTCGGAGATGTAAAAAGATTCAATCGGAGAAATATTGGTTGGGAATGCCTCACAGCCACAATGTTACATTGTAGTTCCTCCATGCATCGTTTCTCTTCATGGTTCAGTTGTCTGTGCAATACATATAAAAGAAAGCAATGAACACCAAAACAACAACTTATgtctatatatttatataaaatttaagatttgATCCAATCCACAATTACCAATCAACTAGGGAAAAAACAATCAGTATTAACTAACACTTAGATCCACTACAAATCAGAACATTACTTGTCCAATACGACCCACTTTGCCTGAATTTGCTTGGATTCGACAGCAACTGCACCACAAGGTGATCCAGAGACAATTTTTATCTTGATGTTTATCTACAAGAGAAAACAAACAAAACTGTAGTAAGAAAAGAGGTGAGAAGAATGAGGCAGCTGCAGCTTTAGCAAATTACCTTATTTGAATCATAAACATCATGAAGTTGAAGCATCATCTGAGAACAAGAATCAGTGATATCACATTTTTGCTCTGTCGTAGCTCCAGGTTGTGGCTTCCTGTGACTACTAGCACAGTCCCCTGAAAATCTGGGAATCCCCCATAATCTTCTGCCTGAAGAACAAAAAATGAATTTAAAGTAACTCCAGGATTATAAagaaaattgaatttttcaaGACTCAAAGAAGCACCCAGATCatcagaaaataaaataaaagtttgTTAAAGGCATAGTCTTCTATGCCTAACTACATTGTTGATCTTTTCATCCTAAGGGAACCCAGCCTCAGCTTCTTGTAGATACATGTGAAGCAATTTACTGGACAAAAACGCTTCCTTTAGAAGAAAATTCTCCACAAGAACAACAATATTGCATAAACTTGAATGGAgagagaagaaataaaaaaaaaagtttaagctCTTTACAAATAATTCATTTATCTTCGCATAGATCAGGCAGAAGTGGAGGAGGGAAATTTGAGCCTCTAGATTTTAGCTCAAGTAAGATCATGTaaattcttccttttttttccatCTAAACTATTTACTTGACGATAGCATCCATACCAATGGAATGAATGCCTTCTTCAGAGCTAATCTTAAGCAGAGCAGTAAGGAACCAACTACATTAAAAGCAGCTATCTAGGTTAGAGACAAAGATATAAGCACTTTGCTTGATAAACCAGTAGGAACCAGAACTACCAGAGAAGATCAAACGTTGAGAGAAGAATGTTACCAGAATTGTGTGGTGAAACCACAACGATGAGAGTGATGCAGTCACCAGGCTGAACAACATGCTTCAGAGCCCACACTAGTGCTGTCTTTTGGATTTCTTTCGACGCCTTGACGCCGACGACTATGTTCGTGGGATCATCAAGGACCTCATCGGTCTTCCCACGCTTCGGCTGCTGGCTGGTGCTCATCTCCGCCGGAAGGAATTTAGAAAGAGATTCACAACCAAACCATGGCTTTCAAACCCAGCTCAAACTACAGACGAAGACAGGTGAAGGACAAGAAGGCAGGCAAGTGGCTCCCATATCCAATATTACAAGCATTTGAACCACCCTTTCCTTTTTATCCAATAGATTAAAGCATCCACAAGCAAACAAACAACGGCAGACGTTAATAACCTCCCAAGATAAACGTAATCACTGTGTTCGTGATGTGTTAGATAAAGACAACGTTTTAGCCCTTTTTATATCCATCGCTCTGTGCATTATCTTTTACCTCAGTGGTACCAGACTACCAGGAGCCCCTTTTTAACATCTTTTTGGCCTCCAGTTCTGCTCTGCCGTGACTTTCTGTCCAAAGATGGGATCTTTTCTGGGACAGGGAGAGGAGTTTGCGAAACCACTGCTGTCTGTCGACGCGCACGCTTAGCTAGCGAGGGA is a window encoding:
- the LOC121981145 gene encoding inactive protein kinase SELMODRAFT_444075-like isoform X2; its protein translation is MSTSQQPKRGKTDEVLDDPTNIVVGVKASKEIQKTALVWALKHVVQPGDCITLIVVVSPHNSGRRLWGIPRFSGDCASSHRKPQPGATTEQKCDITDSCSQMMLQLHDVYDSNKINIKIKIVSGSPCGAVAVESKQIQAKWVVLDKQLNHEEKRCMEELQCNIVAVRHSQPIFLRLNLFTSPKEQPQLPLQMLANFSASAEKTTTDTKDAVNSGLVVTPTSSPEMATSFTTTEPGTSSASSSDPGTSPFLLPQNFSILKKEEMKRKEMPNLDVSSSGSDNEIVSPSRIDFQLWLKEIVGVRQQSSRDIEEVAFKLKKDVHIASNKTLLKRFPKHSRESAISSFSDKMEFSFSGNVRDTMLLPTNALQVPPPLCSICQKKAPVFGKPPRWFSYSELELATDGFSQANFLAEGGFGSVHRGVLPDGQAIAVKQHKPASSQGDQEFCSEVEVLSCAQHRNVVMLIGFCVEDGRRLLVYEYICNGSLDSHLYGRNREPLEWASRQKIAVGAARGLRYLHEECRVGCIVHRDMRPNNILITHEFEPLVGDFGLARWQPNGDLGEETRVLGTFGFLAPEYAQTGQITEKADVYSFGVVLMELVTGRKAIDINRPRGQQCLIEWVSTQVLVRC
- the LOC121981145 gene encoding inactive protein kinase SELMODRAFT_444075-like isoform X1, which codes for MSTSQQPKRGKTDEVLDDPTNIVVGVKASKEIQKTALVWALKHVVQPGDCITLIVVVSPHNSGRRLWGIPRFSGDCASSHRKPQPGATTEQKCDITDSCSQMMLQLHDVYDSNKINIKIKIVSGSPCGAVAVESKQIQAKWVVLDKQLNHEEKRCMEELQCNIVAVRHSQPIFLRLNLFTSPKEQPQLPLQMLANFSASAEKTTTDTKDAVNSGLVVTPTSSPEMATSFTTTEPGTSSASSSDPGTSPFLLPQNFSILKKEEMKRKEMPNLDVSSSGSDNEIVSPSRIDFQLWLKEIVGVRQQSSRDIEEVAFKLKKDVHIASNKTLLKRFPKHSRESAISSFSDKMEFSFSGNVRDTMLLPTNALQVPPPLCSICQKKAPVFGKPPRWFSYSELELATDGFSQANFLAEGGFGSVHRGVLPDGQAIAVKQHKPASSQGDQEFCSEVEVLSCAQHRNVVMLIGFCVEDGRRLLVYEYICNGSLDSHLYGRNREPLEWASRQKIAVGAARGLRYLHEECRVGCIVHRDMRPNNILITHEFEPLVGDFGLARWQPNGDLGEETRVLGTFGFLAPEYAQTGQITEKADVYSFGVVLMELVTGRKAIDINRPRGQQCLIEWARPLLAVCEMDELIDPRLGKQYCEHEVHSMLHAASLCIRYDPRARPRMSQVLRILESDMVMEPNYASSPGYGNGNSRARMQSVRPWQKAPNYDNLRSSCAATRENRMRRF